In one Epinephelus moara isolate mb chromosome 6, YSFRI_EMoa_1.0, whole genome shotgun sequence genomic region, the following are encoded:
- the LOC126391859 gene encoding chemerin-like receptor 1 produces the protein MMEKNTPPSYHINTTDVSGKNGSNSINKHAELGSSLHTMSLIVYCLAFVVGVLGNGVVIWVTGFKMKKTVNTVWFLNLAVADFLFTAFLPLNVAYLALDFHGSFGEFICKLNSTLISLNMFASVYILMVISVDRYVSVVWPIWTQIHRNVRKASFVSLGVWILALILSTPYFIFRDTEPSQNNKDIIHCLYSLFLCKDDETPSVNQLRQFRHQAMTITRFLMGFVVPFTVIVFCYAVIIHRIREHPILASQSSRPFKIIAAVITTFFLCWAPYHIMALIELVNFIPAYQSETLFNVTTIGIPLTTGMAYINSCLNPLLYVFMAQDFKDKVRKSIMKILETAFQEEVSGSQTDAKSADTSQSKETSAHNTAV, from the coding sequence ATGATGGAAAAGAACACTCCCCCTTCCTATCACATCAATACAACAGATGTGTCTGGAAAAAATGGCTCTAATTCTATCAACAAGCATGCTGAGCTGGGAAGCTCTCTCCACACTATGTCTCTCATTGTTTACTGCCTGGCCTTTGTTGTTGGTGTGCTCGGGAATGGAGTTGTTATCTGGGTGACCGGGTTcaagatgaagaaaacagtGAACACAGTTTGGTTCCTCAACCTCGCTGTGGCCGACTTCCTCTTCACAGCGTTTCTGCCCCTGAATGTGGCGTACCTGGCTTTGGATTTCCACGGTTCTTTTGGCGAGTTCATATGCAAACTGAACAGCACATTAATCTCCCTGAACATGTTTGCCAGTGTCTACATTCTGATGGTGATCAGTGTGGACAGATATGTATCTGTGGTGTGGCCCATCTGGACCCAGATCCATCGAAATGTACGCAAGGCATCGTTTGTCAGTCTGGGTGTTTGGATACTGGCTCTGATTCTCAGCACTCCATACTTCATCTTCAGGGACACTGAACcttcacaaaacaataaagacaTTATCCACTGCTTATACAGCCTTTTCCTCTGTAAAGATGATGAAACACCATCTGTGAATCAGCTGCGACAGTTTCGTCATCAGGCCATGACCATCACCCGCTTCCTAATGGGATTTGTTGTCCCCTTCACTGTCATTGTCTTCTGTTATGCTGTGATAATCCATCGAATCAGAGAACACCCCATCCTGGCCAGCCAGTCAAGTCGCCCCTTTAAGATCATCGCTGCAGTCATCACCACTTTTTTCCTGTGCTGGGCTCCTTATCACATCATGGCTTTAATTGAATTAGTAAACTTCATACCTGCTTATCAAAGTGAAACATTATTCAATGTCACCACTATTGGGATCCCACTAACCACCGGCATGGCCTATATCAACAGCTGCTTGAACCCACTGCTGTATGTGTTCATGGCCCAAGATTTCAAGGATAAAGTCCGCAAATCCATCATGAAAATATTAGAGACTGCATTTCAGGAAGAGGTTTCTGGCTCTCAAACTGACGCAAAGTCAGCGGACACCAGTCAGAGCAAAGAGACATCAGCTCATAATACTGCAGTATAA
- the LOC126391991 gene encoding chemerin-like receptor 1 yields the protein MMELTAIPSYHYNPTDVSGDNGSIYYSDDEYDFKDEHAELKQSLLTMIAVVHSLVFVLGVLGNGVVIWVTGFKMKKTVNTVWLLNLAVADFLFTAFLPLGVVTIALDLHWPFGKFMCKLNGALYYLNMFASVYILMVISVDRCVLIVWPVWARNHRSVHKAYCVILGVWILALIFSTPYFIFKDTLSLNNIGVTICFHSYALSDDYETPSVNQLRQFRHQAMITSQFLLGFVVPFTVIVSCYAVIIHRIRRNRTLASQSSRPFKIIAAVITTFFLCWAPYYTMLLIVMDQSISSHQSETSSVITIWAPVFTCLAVLNSCLNPVLYVCMGQNFKDNVCKSIPKALETAFQEEVSGPRTDTKSVHTSQSKEMTTCDTAL from the coding sequence ATGATGGAGTTGACTGCCATCCCTTCGTATCACTATAACCCAACAGATGTATCTGGAGACAATGGCTCCATCTATTACAGTGACGATGAGTATGACTTTAAGGACGAGCATGCTGAGCTGAAACAGTCTCTCCTCACCATGATTGCCGTTGTTCACAGTCTGGTCTTTGTTCTTGGTGTGCTCGGGAATGGAGTGGTTATCTGGGTGACCGGGTTcaagatgaagaaaacagttaaCACAGTTTGGCTCCTCAACCTCGCTGTGGCCGACTTCCTCTTCACAGCATTCCTGCCTCTGGGTGTGGTGACCATAGCTTTGGACCTCCACTGGCCTTTTGGCAAGTTCATGTGCAAACTGAACGGCGCCTTATACTATCTAAATATGTTTGCCAGTGTCTACATTCTGATGGTGATCAGTGTGGACAGATGTGTGTTAATTGTGTGGCCCGTCTGGGCCCGGAACCACAGAAGTGTACATAAGGCGTATTGTGTGATTCTGGGTGTTTGGATACTGGCTCTGATTTTCAGCACTCCATACTTCATCTTCAAGGACACTCTATCATTGAACAATATAGGCGTCACTATCTGCTTTCATAGCTATGCCCTCTCTGATGACTATGAAACACCGTCTGTGAATCAGCTGCGACAGTTTCGTCATCAGGCCATGATCACCAGCCAATTCCTCCTGGGATTTGTTGTCCCCTTCACTGTCATTGTCTCCTGTTATGCTGTGATAATCCATCGAATCAGAAGAAACCGCACCCTGGCCAGCCAGTCAAGTCGCCCCTTTAAGATCATCGCTGCAGTTATCACCACTTTTTTCTTGTGCTGGGCTCCTTATTACACCATGCTTTTAATTGTGATGGATCAATCCATATCTTCTCATCAAAGTGAAACATCCAGTGTTATCACAATCTGGGCCCCTGTATTTACCTGCCTGGCTGTTCTCAACAGTTGCTTGAACCCTgtgctgtatgtgtgcatgGGCCAAAATTTCAAAGATAATGTCTGTAAATCCATCCCAAAAGCATTGGAGACAGCCTTTCAGGAAGAGGTTTCTGGCCCTCGCACTGACACAAAGTCAGTGCACACCAGTCAGAGCAAAGAGATGACAACTTGTGATACTGCATTATAA